Sequence from the Actinocatenispora sera genome:
AACTCGGCATCTCGGACGATGCGCTCGCCTGGCTGACCCAGCGGGCGGAGCCGGCCACGCGCCGGTTCGCGCCGGAGGCGCTGCTGCGCACCGCGGTCGACGCGATCCGGGCGCTGCACCGCACCGGCCCCGGCGTCCTGGTGGTGGAGGATCTGCACGACCTCGACCCGGCCAGCCTGGAGGTGGTCGGCGAACTGGCCACCGCCCCCGACCTGCCGGTGCTGCTGCTCGTCACCGCCCGCACCTCGCGCGGGCTCGCCGGCCGGGTCCTGGCCCGGCTGTGCGGCACCGACCGCACCACCCGGCTGCACCTCGCGCCGCTGACGGTCCAGCAGGTCGCGGCGGCCCTGCCGGATCCGGCCGGGGCGGATCTCGCCGCCACCGTGTGGCGCCGGACCAGCGGAAACCCGTTCTGGTTGACCGAGCTGGTCGCCGCTGCCGACCTGACCGGCCCGCCCGGTGACCAGCTGATGGCGCTCGCCGCCGACCGGGTGCCGGCCGGTCTGGTCCGGCTCGCGCAGGCGGCGGCGCTGCTCGGCGAGCCGGTGGAGCCGGCGACGCTGGCCCGGTTCGTACCGGCTCACGACGCTCCGGCGGCAGCCGACACCGCCGTCGACCGGCTGGTCGAGAGCGGCGTCCTGCGCTCCGACGCGGACGGCGGGCTGCGGTTCGGGCAGCCGATCCTGGCCGAGTGCCTGGCCGCCGCCGCGCTGCCGTCGCTGCGCTCGGCGGTGGCCGCCGCCCGGGCCGCCGCGGCCGGCTCCGACCCCGACGACGACGCCGCCCGCCGGTGGGCGTCGCTCACCGCGCGGGAGCGCGACGTGGTGCGGCTGCTCGCCGACGGGATGACCAACCGCCAGCTGGCCCGCGCACTGGACATCTCGGTACGGACCGCCACCGTGCACGTGTCCAACGTGCTGCGCAAGACCGGCGCCGTCTCCCGTACCGAGGTGGCCCTGTTCGCCCTGCGGCACGGTGTCCTGGACGCCACCTGAGGCTCGCCGGTACGCGTCGATCGACCGGCCGCCGGCGGGTTGCGGTGGTCGTTCAGGTCGATGTGGCAGGGTTGACCAGATGTCGACGAGGACCGACGAGACGCCGATGCACCGGGCCGCTCGGGTGTCGGACTCGATGCGTGCACTCGCCGAGCGTCGCCTCCGGCAGCGCGGTTGGCGCACGATGATCGTGCCCTACGCCGGCTACGGTGCGCCGGGCTGGGCCCGGGTGATCTGCCGGGTGCTGCTTCGCCCGCCGGACCCCCGCCCGCCGCGGCCCCGCACCAAGCACCGC
This genomic interval carries:
- a CDS encoding helix-turn-helix transcriptional regulator — its product is MLPLVGRTDEMRAVAAAWRSLRSEPTRCRIVVVTGGIGVGKSRLAAEAVTALAPPPGSVLTGQARAHRPAPYDLTASALSGRAAGELGISDDALAWLTQRAEPATRRFAPEALLRTAVDAIRALHRTGPGVLVVEDLHDLDPASLEVVGELATAPDLPVLLLVTARTSRGLAGRVLARLCGTDRTTRLHLAPLTVQQVAAALPDPAGADLAATVWRRTSGNPFWLTELVAAADLTGPPGDQLMALAADRVPAGLVRLAQAAALLGEPVEPATLARFVPAHDAPAAADTAVDRLVESGVLRSDADGGLRFGQPILAECLAAAALPSLRSAVAAARAAAAGSDPDDDAARRWASLTARERDVVRLLADGMTNRQLARALDISVRTATVHVSNVLRKTGAVSRTEVALFALRHGVLDAT